Below is a window of Deinococcus apachensis DSM 19763 DNA.
ACCACGGCGAGCCAGAAGGCCTTCCCCGGGGCCAGGGCCGTCAGCGCCACGGCGAAACAGGACAGCGCGAAGGCGACCAGCACCGTAACCACCCGTCGCCGCGGGGCGAGCAGGGTGACGGCCAGCCCGCCCACGATCATCCCCATGCCCGACAGACCCTCCATCAGCGCGACCTGCCCGGGACCGCCGCCGAAGTGGGTCTTGACGAGCAGCGGCGTCAGGGTAAAGGTCGGCATGACCGTCAGCACGACGGCGGCCAGCACGGTGTAGAGGTGACGCAGGCCGGGGTGCCTCCACACCAGCCGGACGCCCTCGCGGAACTCGGCCCAGACGCCCGCCCGCTGATCGCGTGGCACCCGCACCTGCGGGATACGGAAGAACAGCAGTGGCAGGATGCCGAGCAGTGCGGTCACCACGTCGATGCTCAGCGCCGCGCCCAGCGGCATCACGCTGATGGCGAGGGCCCCCAGGGGCGCGGCGGCCACCGTCATGATGCCCTGGAGGCTCTGGTTCAGGCCCGCCGCCCGGGGCAGGAAATTCGCCGGGACGAGCATCGCCGTACTCGCCGCCGCGGCCGGAACCTGGAACGCCTGCATTGAACTCCGAATGAACATCATCGTGTAGACGTGCCAGAGTTCGACCCGTCCGGTGGCGAACAGGAAGATCAGCACCACCATGCACAGGGCGCTCACCGTATCGGCCCCGATCATCAGCAGGCGGCGGCTGTAGCGGTCGGCGAAGGTGCCGCCCAGCGGGCCGAGGAGTGCCTGCGGGAGCAGCGCTGCCATCCCCGCCGTCGCCAGCGCCCCCGCACTCCCCGTCGTGTCGGTGATCCACCACAGCAGCACGAACTGGGTCAGCGCCGAGCCCGTGAGCGAGAGCGCCTGCCCCGCGAAGATGGACCAGAAGCGC
It encodes the following:
- a CDS encoding MFS transporter, encoding MDADVTALSPARHPEPGPGWQRRFWSIFAGQALSLTGSALTQFVLLWWITDTTGSAGALATAGMAALLPQALLGPLGGTFADRYSRRLLMIGADTVSALCMVVLIFLFATGRVELWHVYTMMFIRSSMQAFQVPAAAASTAMLVPANFLPRAAGLNQSLQGIMTVAAAPLGALAISVMPLGAALSIDVVTALLGILPLLFFRIPQVRVPRDQRAGVWAEFREGVRLVWRHPGLRHLYTVLAAVVLTVMPTFTLTPLLVKTHFGGGPGQVALMEGLSGMGMIVGGLAVTLLAPRRRVVTVLVAFALSCFAVALTALAPGKAFWLAVVWWVVSGVTFSFGNAPMTAVLQTVIPNQLQGRVLSLLSTVMGLAGPVGLALAGPLGELIGVRGLFLVAGVLSALASLAGFLSPALLRLEEAPVVTRGGARVSSEA